Proteins co-encoded in one Cytophaga hutchinsonii ATCC 33406 genomic window:
- a CDS encoding anti-sigma regulatory factor: MTTMTPIVLNKDSINVFRETDVVPFRSRVKEHAVKIGMSLLNQTKLITGASELVRNMLKYGNGGIVRIEIVSKGRDTGIRLIFEDKGPGIPDINKAMTDGFTTGKSMGLGLPGTKRLMNEFNITSEVGVGTTVTVIKWKNG, encoded by the coding sequence ATGACAACAATGACACCGATAGTCCTGAATAAAGACTCCATAAATGTCTTTCGTGAAACGGATGTTGTACCCTTCAGAAGCAGGGTTAAAGAGCATGCTGTAAAAATCGGCATGAGCCTCTTAAATCAAACCAAACTTATTACCGGTGCCAGTGAGCTTGTCCGGAACATGCTTAAATACGGAAACGGCGGTATTGTGCGGATTGAAATTGTAAGTAAGGGCCGCGATACAGGAATCCGATTGATCTTTGAAGATAAAGGACCGGGCATACCGGATATTAATAAAGCCATGACAGATGGATTTACGACCGGCAAGAGCATGGGGCTTGGTTTACCGGGCACAAAGCGGCTGATGAATGAATTTAACATTACATCTGAAGTAGGCGTGGGTACTACGGTAACGGTAATTAAATGGAAAAATGGATAA
- a CDS encoding STAS domain-containing protein has product MEKIPILRMGHFLLVTIQVDLYDQLAENLEADLVNMVSKTNAKGVLIDVSSVSIIDSFMGRILGNIATMSKIMDADTVVVGMQPAVAITLVELGLPLKGVYTALNVERGMELLRSKILLEEEDQEEEYDNDDNNDTDSPE; this is encoded by the coding sequence ATGGAAAAAATACCTATTTTAAGAATGGGTCACTTTCTTTTGGTGACAATACAAGTGGATCTGTACGATCAGCTGGCAGAAAATCTGGAAGCTGATCTGGTTAATATGGTCAGCAAGACAAATGCAAAAGGTGTACTTATAGATGTTTCCTCCGTTTCTATCATTGATTCTTTTATGGGCCGGATTCTGGGAAACATTGCTACCATGTCTAAAATCATGGATGCCGATACGGTAGTGGTTGGTATGCAGCCCGCGGTAGCAATAACCCTGGTAGAATTGGGATTGCCGTTAAAAGGTGTGTATACAGCTTTGAATGTTGAAAGAGGAATGGAATTGTTGAGGTCAAAAATCCTTCTTGAAGAAGAAGATCAGGAAGAAGAATATGACAACGATGACAACAATGACACCGATAGTCCTGAATAA
- a CDS encoding STAS domain-containing protein, producing the protein MKNESIKIFQKKKQVILEKWITIQSQDQGLNNDLITNEDLRVQSEELLYTFIDNLTDNNIENPDSRDFENVLDILSSISISRAKQGYSPRETGFYVYSLKEALLSVLNEEIKDSSVLYTQSMAINKLLDSFTISTFETFIKGREDVIFRQTDEITQISTPVIRVWDGILALPIIGTLDSSRTQVVMESLLQEIVDTGSSIAILDISGVPAVDSLVAQHLIKTVSATRLMGAECIISGIRPEIAQTVVHLGIDLSTIITKATLASALKTAFVMLNLEVNKKQRNKTV; encoded by the coding sequence ATGAAAAACGAATCAATCAAAATTTTCCAGAAGAAAAAACAAGTTATTCTGGAAAAATGGATAACCATACAATCGCAGGATCAAGGCTTAAACAATGACCTGATTACAAATGAAGATTTACGTGTTCAATCAGAAGAATTATTGTATACATTTATTGATAACCTCACAGACAATAATATTGAAAATCCTGATTCAAGAGATTTTGAAAATGTGCTTGATATTCTTTCATCCATTTCCATATCACGTGCCAAACAAGGCTATTCGCCCCGTGAGACAGGTTTCTATGTATATAGTTTAAAAGAGGCATTGCTTTCTGTGCTGAACGAAGAGATAAAAGACTCTTCAGTTTTGTATACGCAAAGCATGGCAATCAATAAACTGCTGGATAGCTTTACGATCAGCACATTTGAAACCTTTATCAAAGGACGTGAAGATGTGATCTTCCGCCAGACGGATGAGATCACACAGATCTCCACACCGGTAATACGTGTATGGGATGGCATTCTTGCCCTTCCGATTATCGGCACCCTGGACAGTTCACGTACGCAGGTAGTTATGGAAAGTCTTTTACAGGAAATTGTTGATACCGGAAGCAGCATTGCAATATTAGATATTTCAGGTGTACCAGCAGTAGATTCACTTGTTGCTCAGCATTTGATTAAAACAGTAAGTGCTACACGGCTGATGGGCGCGGAATGTATTATCAGCGGTATCCGTCCGGAGATCGCGCAAACCGTGGTACATTTAGGCATTGACCTTTCAACGATTATTACAAAGGCTACATTGGCAAGCGCACTTAAAACTGCCTTTGTGATGCTTAATCTTGAAGTAAATAAAAAACAACGTAATAAAACAGTATAA
- a CDS encoding SpoIIE family protein phosphatase, with product MDNILFQSYIIEERSYASFIKREIHNLVRPHFTEQRTGEIDIVVSEMVSNLIKYATRGELLYRLSMPDNEPFFEVICIDNGTGIKDISHSMKDGISSKSTLGHGIGSIQRLSDFSQIYSQPDWGTILYSQFSGSLNSTKISPGNTLVRCINVALPGEKVSGDGTAIRKAGEKTLVFTGDGLGHGEFAKEAVDAAISTFNNTNYSDPSDIIREIHAAVKKTRGLVATIGILDHRTKEWLISGIGNIAVRLQRGLEYKNYSSYNGIIGLNIPTRIEKNRYEMEKFQQLILCSDGIKTRWDLLHYPSILKYDPMILAAAIYKDHARRTDDMTVLIVKVL from the coding sequence ATGGATAACATATTGTTTCAAAGTTATATTATAGAGGAACGAAGTTATGCATCGTTTATTAAAAGAGAAATACACAATTTAGTACGCCCGCATTTTACAGAACAACGTACCGGAGAAATTGATATTGTTGTATCCGAAATGGTTTCCAATCTGATTAAGTACGCTACGCGTGGAGAATTGCTCTACAGATTAAGCATGCCGGATAACGAGCCTTTTTTTGAAGTTATCTGTATTGATAATGGAACCGGAATTAAAGATATCTCTCATTCCATGAAAGACGGCATTTCCAGTAAAAGTACGCTGGGGCATGGCATAGGTTCCATTCAGCGGCTGAGCGATTTTTCGCAGATTTATTCACAGCCGGATTGGGGAACCATTCTTTATTCGCAGTTTTCAGGCTCATTGAATTCCACTAAAATTTCTCCTGGCAATACACTGGTTCGGTGCATCAATGTTGCGCTGCCCGGAGAAAAAGTTTCCGGTGACGGAACTGCTATCAGAAAGGCAGGAGAAAAAACACTAGTGTTTACCGGTGATGGACTGGGACACGGGGAATTTGCAAAAGAAGCCGTAGACGCTGCAATCAGCACGTTCAACAACACGAATTATTCAGACCCTTCAGATATCATCCGTGAAATTCATGCAGCCGTAAAAAAGACGCGTGGATTGGTAGCAACTATTGGTATACTGGACCACCGGACAAAAGAATGGCTGATCAGCGGCATCGGCAATATTGCTGTACGTTTGCAGCGCGGGCTTGAATATAAAAACTACAGCAGCTACAACGGTATTATTGGTTTGAATATTCCCACCCGCATAGAGAAAAACCGCTATGAGATGGAAAAATTTCAGCAGTTGATTTTATGCTCAGACGGTATTAAGACACGATGGGATCTGCTGCACTACCCCTCTATTTTAAAATATGACCCGATGATTCTGGCTGCAGCAATCTACAAAGATCATGCACGCCGTACAGATGATATGACTGTATTAATTGTGAAAGTTTTATGA
- a CDS encoding response regulator has protein sequence MSKEIHFLLIDDDEDDREFFQFALEDINRNIGYTGVESGYDALHLLKNGPQPDYIFLDLNMPGMSGRECLMELKKDRVFSHIPVIIFSTSSDPYDREETKKLGAIDFITKPTKTSELVKSLNTFLSNHLSPKI, from the coding sequence ATGTCTAAAGAAATACATTTCCTACTGATTGACGACGATGAAGATGACAGGGAATTTTTCCAGTTTGCATTAGAAGACATCAATAGAAATATTGGATATACGGGCGTTGAAAGTGGCTATGATGCGCTCCATTTGTTAAAAAACGGTCCACAGCCGGATTATATCTTCCTGGATCTGAACATGCCCGGTATGTCCGGGCGTGAATGCCTGATGGAATTAAAAAAAGACCGCGTTTTTTCCCACATCCCTGTAATCATTTTTTCTACTTCCAGCGATCCGTATGACCGGGAAGAAACAAAAAAATTAGGCGCAATAGACTTTATTACAAAACCAACCAAAACAAGCGAATTAGTAAAATCGCTGAATACGTTTTTATCCAATCATTTGTCTCCCAAAATATAA